In Flavobacterium endoglycinae, one DNA window encodes the following:
- a CDS encoding M61 family metallopeptidase, which translates to MKKILYTLALAVTFWSCKTGSSAAGGKNVVEVNINLTDVKDDKVLVTVTPPPIKTDEVVYSIPKTVPGTYSTDNYGKYSEDFRAFDAKGNPLTVKRLDDNSWSISNAKALHKITYLVNDTFDTEKGTGFGNDDVFSPAGTNIKAGENFMVNTHGFVGYFKDKLEIPYKVTITHPETLWGATSMTDQDASKTSDVFTTPRYAVLVENPIMYSKPDYTTFNVNGMDILIAVYSPTGKFTAESITPEMKTMMTAQKNFLGKVNSNKKYTVLLYLSSMAKDDAHGFGALEHPTATTVVLPESMPKEKLVESMKDVVSHEFFHIVTPLTVHSKEIQYFDYNAPQMSEHLWMYEGVTEYFANLFQINQGLIDEAEFYTRIADKIEQSKRLDDTMSFTVMSKNVLEQPYKDQYLNVYQKGALIGMCIDIIIREKSNGERGILDLMHKLSMEYGVEKPFNDEDLFAKITQLTYPEVGDFLNKHVKGTTPIPYDFYLAKVGVTKATEKKAGAIFLKGQTPYIKIDKQTKEIAVRPDIEPNDFFKNLNLKGGDIILAINNKSYSLDNIYDLIGESENWKENDPITLKVKRGGKEETIKGTVKLPYEESETFKATDASKEKLKNAWLKG; encoded by the coding sequence ATGAAGAAAATACTTTACACCCTGGCTCTTGCGGTAACATTTTGGAGCTGTAAAACGGGTAGTTCTGCCGCTGGCGGAAAAAATGTCGTAGAAGTTAATATCAATCTAACAGACGTAAAAGATGATAAAGTTTTAGTAACTGTAACTCCTCCACCAATTAAAACTGACGAAGTGGTTTACAGCATTCCTAAAACTGTTCCTGGAACGTATTCTACTGACAACTACGGAAAATATTCAGAAGATTTTAGAGCTTTTGATGCCAAAGGAAATCCATTAACCGTAAAAAGACTTGATGATAACTCATGGTCTATTTCAAATGCTAAGGCGTTACATAAAATCACGTATTTAGTCAATGACACTTTTGATACTGAAAAAGGAACTGGATTTGGTAATGATGACGTTTTCTCACCAGCAGGAACTAACATTAAAGCCGGAGAAAATTTCATGGTTAACACACACGGTTTTGTTGGATATTTTAAAGACAAATTAGAAATTCCGTACAAAGTTACCATTACACATCCTGAAACACTTTGGGGAGCGACTTCGATGACAGACCAAGATGCGAGCAAAACAAGTGATGTTTTTACAACTCCACGTTATGCTGTTTTAGTTGAAAACCCAATTATGTATTCTAAACCAGATTATACTACTTTCAACGTAAACGGAATGGATATTTTGATTGCTGTATATTCTCCAACAGGAAAATTTACAGCAGAGAGCATCACACCGGAAATGAAAACGATGATGACGGCTCAGAAAAACTTTTTAGGAAAAGTAAATTCTAATAAAAAATATACTGTTTTATTGTACTTGTCAAGTATGGCAAAAGACGATGCACATGGTTTTGGGGCGTTAGAACACCCAACAGCTACTACAGTTGTGCTTCCTGAGTCAATGCCAAAAGAAAAATTGGTTGAATCTATGAAAGATGTAGTTTCTCACGAATTCTTTCATATCGTAACGCCATTAACGGTTCACTCAAAAGAAATCCAATACTTTGACTATAACGCTCCACAAATGTCTGAACATTTATGGATGTACGAAGGAGTTACTGAATATTTCGCGAATCTTTTCCAGATCAATCAAGGATTAATTGACGAAGCTGAATTCTACACTCGTATTGCTGATAAAATCGAGCAGTCAAAAAGATTAGACGATACGATGTCGTTTACAGTAATGAGTAAAAATGTATTGGAGCAGCCTTATAAAGACCAATACTTAAACGTATACCAAAAAGGTGCTTTAATTGGAATGTGCATCGACATTATCATTAGAGAAAAAAGCAATGGAGAAAGAGGAATTCTTGACTTAATGCATAAATTATCAATGGAATACGGCGTTGAAAAGCCATTTAATGATGAGGATTTATTCGCAAAAATCACGCAGCTTACTTATCCAGAAGTTGGCGATTTCTTAAACAAACATGTAAAAGGAACAACGCCAATTCCGTATGATTTCTATTTGGCTAAAGTGGGTGTAACAAAAGCTACTGAGAAAAAAGCGGGGGCAATTTTCTTGAAAGGACAAACTCCATATATCAAAATTGATAAGCAAACAAAAGAAATTGCTGTTCGTCCTGATATTGAGCCAAATGATTTCTTTAAAAATTTAAATTTAAAAGGAGGCGATATCATTTTAGCAATCAACAACAAATCGTATTCTTTAGACAACATTTACGATTTAATTGGTGAAAGTGAAAATTGGAAAGAAAATGATCCTATTACTTTAAAAGTGAAACGTGGCGGTAAAGAAGAAACTATTAAAGGAACTGTAAAACTTCCTTACGAAGAATCTGAAACTTTTAAAGCTACTGATGCTTCAAAAGAAAAACTTAAAAATGCATGGCTGAAAGGATAA
- a CDS encoding GH92 family glycosyl hydrolase, with protein MKKSISTILRECKSILVFSVLLLSIGNVNAQKLKNLIQYVDPMIGTAKMGHTYPGATVPFGSVQLSPETDTIAYGLNGKYNGEVYKYCAGYQYEDKTIVGFSHTHFSGTGHSDLGDFLIMPTTGKLQLNSGVASKPLSGYRSAFSHSTEKAEPAYYSVLLEDHNIKAELTATTRVGMHQYTFPKSDEAHIILDLTSGIYNYDKKNVWTFVRVENDTLITGYRQTNGWARTRTVYFAMSFSKPIKSYGQAPLEKSVYRGFWGRFDQTKNFPEMAGQNLKLFFDFDTQEGEKIKIKMALSPVSSAGALENMKKEIPDWDFERVKKQSQEIWNKELNKIQVETIQKEDLVNFYTAMYHAFLGPTEYMDLDGNYKGLDMNVHKADNFTNYTSYSLWDTYRALHPLFNIVQPSRNSDMISSMLAHSDQSVHKMLPIWSHYANENWCMIGYHSVSVVADAIVKGNGNFNAEKALQTCVNTAKVPYFDGLEYYMKKGYVPEDKNGSSVSKTLEYAYDDWAIAQAAKKLGKTEIYNEFIERSKNYKNVYDEKTGFMRPKLNDGTFKKEFDPLDTHGQGFIEGNSWNYSLYVPQDPADMIKMMGGNDKFKVRLDSLFNMHLPDKYFENTEDITRDGIIGNYVHGNEPSHHVVYLYNWTDSPWKSQDKIRMILKKMYRNGADGLGGNDDFGQMSAWYIFSSLGFYPVAPGSDEYALGSPLIKKAIFNLENGKNFEVETVNQSDKNVFVSKVLLNGKELSRPFLKHADVVNGGKITFYMTSKPNKKNYKS; from the coding sequence ATGAAAAAAAGTATTTCAACGATTTTAAGAGAATGCAAAAGCATTTTGGTTTTTTCAGTTTTACTGTTAAGCATTGGAAATGTAAATGCACAGAAATTAAAAAACCTAATTCAATATGTTGATCCTATGATTGGAACTGCGAAAATGGGGCATACGTATCCAGGAGCAACAGTTCCTTTTGGAAGTGTTCAGTTAAGTCCCGAAACCGATACGATCGCATACGGTTTAAATGGAAAATACAATGGAGAAGTCTATAAATACTGTGCGGGTTATCAATATGAAGATAAAACCATTGTAGGTTTCAGCCACACCCATTTCAGCGGAACCGGACATTCTGATTTAGGTGATTTTTTAATTATGCCCACAACAGGAAAATTGCAGCTAAATTCAGGAGTTGCTTCAAAACCATTATCGGGATATAGATCGGCTTTTTCACATTCAACAGAAAAAGCTGAACCAGCATATTACAGTGTTCTTTTAGAAGATCATAACATTAAAGCCGAACTTACAGCTACAACAAGAGTTGGAATGCATCAATATACTTTTCCAAAATCAGATGAAGCCCATATTATTCTGGATTTAACTTCTGGAATTTACAATTATGATAAGAAGAATGTTTGGACTTTTGTTCGTGTTGAAAACGATACTTTAATTACCGGATATCGTCAGACAAATGGCTGGGCAAGAACCAGAACGGTTTATTTTGCAATGTCTTTCAGCAAACCCATAAAAAGCTACGGACAAGCGCCATTAGAAAAAAGTGTTTATCGAGGATTTTGGGGAAGATTTGATCAAACCAAAAACTTTCCAGAAATGGCAGGGCAAAACCTAAAATTGTTCTTTGACTTTGATACGCAGGAAGGAGAAAAAATCAAAATAAAAATGGCGTTATCGCCTGTAAGTTCTGCAGGAGCTTTAGAAAACATGAAAAAAGAAATTCCAGATTGGGATTTCGAACGCGTGAAAAAACAAAGTCAGGAAATTTGGAACAAAGAACTGAATAAAATTCAAGTAGAAACCATTCAAAAAGAAGATTTAGTAAACTTTTATACCGCAATGTATCATGCCTTTTTGGGACCTACAGAATACATGGATTTAGATGGAAATTACAAAGGTTTGGACATGAATGTTCATAAAGCAGATAATTTTACCAACTACACAAGTTATTCGTTATGGGATACTTACAGAGCGCTGCATCCTTTATTTAATATTGTACAGCCTTCTAGAAATTCAGATATGATTAGTTCTATGCTGGCACATTCAGATCAAAGTGTTCATAAAATGCTGCCAATCTGGTCACATTATGCCAATGAAAACTGGTGTATGATTGGTTATCATTCCGTTTCTGTTGTTGCTGACGCGATTGTAAAAGGAAATGGTAATTTTAATGCTGAAAAAGCACTTCAAACCTGTGTAAATACAGCAAAAGTGCCTTATTTCGATGGATTGGAATATTACATGAAAAAAGGCTATGTTCCTGAAGATAAAAATGGTTCATCGGTTTCTAAAACTTTAGAATATGCTTATGATGACTGGGCGATTGCACAAGCAGCAAAGAAATTAGGCAAAACAGAAATTTACAATGAATTTATCGAAAGATCGAAGAATTATAAAAATGTGTACGACGAGAAAACGGGTTTTATGCGTCCCAAATTAAATGACGGGACTTTCAAAAAAGAATTTGATCCGCTTGATACACACGGACAAGGTTTTATTGAAGGGAATTCATGGAATTACAGTTTATATGTACCGCAAGATCCGGCTGATATGATCAAAATGATGGGAGGAAATGATAAGTTTAAAGTGCGTCTGGATTCGTTGTTTAATATGCATCTTCCAGACAAATATTTTGAAAATACAGAAGACATTACAAGAGATGGAATTATTGGAAATTATGTGCACGGAAACGAACCTTCGCATCACGTAGTGTATTTATACAATTGGACAGATTCACCTTGGAAATCGCAGGACAAAATCAGAATGATTCTGAAAAAAATGTATAGAAATGGAGCCGATGGTTTAGGAGGAAATGACGATTTTGGACAAATGAGTGCTTGGTATATTTTCAGCAGTTTAGGATTTTATCCGGTTGCGCCGGGTTCTGATGAATATGCATTGGGAAGTCCGCTGATTAAAAAAGCCATTTTCAATTTAGAAAACGGAAAAAACTTCGAAGTTGAAACGGTAAATCAATCCGATAAAAATGTTTTTGTTAGCAAAGTTTTATTGAATGGGAAAGAACTTTCAAGACCTTTCTTAAAACATGCTGATGTTGTAAATGGAGGGAAAATTACTTTTTATATGACATCAAAACCTAATAAAAAGAATTATAAAAGTTAA
- a CDS encoding GH92 family glycosyl hydrolase has translation MRLFLLGFIFFSSQLIEAQTIISTEFNEPVDFVNPLIGSDSKPSLSNGNTYPAIALPWGMNFWTPQTGKMGDGWIYTYSADKIRGFKQTHAPSPWMNDYGQFSIMPVTGKPVFNEDERASWFSHKSEISKPYYYSVYLADYDITTEITPTERAAYFKFTFPENDKSYVVIDAFDGGSYIKILPKENKIIGYSTKNSKGVPANFKNYFVIQFDEPFEEINTFNRKSLSKASEVTNDHVGAVVGFKTKKGEIITAKVASSFISIEQAELNLKEIGSDDFEKTKKKGREIWNKSLGAIITEGGTKDQNQMFYSCLYRTMLFPRKFYELDKDGNITHYSPYNGKVLPGYMFTDTGFWDTFRALFPLLNIMRPNLNANIQEGLINAYKESGWLPEWGSPGLRNVMIGNNSASVVAEAYLKNKDTYKYDIETLYEALKHGANSEGPLNAVGRFGVNYYNKLGYVPYDVSINESAARTLEYAYDDFSIYQLAKALGKPKEEIDLYKNRSLNYKNLFDPETKLMRGKLENGKFTSQFNPYKWGDAFTEGNSWHYTWSVFHDVQGLIDLMGGKNKFVKKLDQVFSLEPIFDETYYKSVIHEIREMQIANMGQYAHGNHPIHHMIYLYMYAGTPWKTQYWVRETLNRMYKPTPDGYCGDEDNGQTSAWYVFSALGFYPVCPTCNEYVIGAPLFKRVTINLENGKQIVINAPDNSQENKYVQNIFLNGTEYNKNYFSHQDLMNGAAIHFEMNNSENKDRENRKSEVPFSLSNENKL, from the coding sequence ATGAGATTATTTTTGTTGGGTTTTATATTCTTCTCTAGTCAGCTTATTGAAGCCCAAACCATCATTTCAACAGAATTTAATGAACCCGTAGATTTTGTAAATCCATTAATAGGTAGTGATTCTAAACCCAGTCTTTCAAACGGAAACACTTATCCCGCAATTGCACTGCCATGGGGAATGAATTTCTGGACACCACAAACAGGAAAAATGGGCGATGGATGGATTTATACCTATTCAGCTGATAAAATCCGCGGATTCAAACAAACACATGCGCCTTCGCCGTGGATGAACGATTACGGACAATTTTCGATTATGCCAGTAACTGGAAAACCTGTTTTTAATGAAGATGAGAGAGCAAGCTGGTTTTCGCATAAATCAGAAATTTCAAAACCCTATTATTACAGCGTTTATTTAGCCGATTACGATATTACGACCGAAATAACACCGACTGAAAGAGCGGCCTATTTTAAATTTACTTTTCCTGAAAACGATAAATCGTATGTTGTTATTGATGCATTCGACGGCGGTTCGTATATAAAAATCCTTCCGAAAGAAAATAAAATCATTGGGTATTCTACCAAAAACAGCAAAGGCGTTCCTGCAAATTTTAAAAATTACTTTGTCATTCAGTTTGATGAACCTTTTGAAGAGATAAATACTTTTAACCGAAAATCCTTAAGCAAAGCCAGTGAAGTAACAAACGATCATGTTGGAGCTGTTGTAGGTTTTAAAACTAAAAAAGGTGAAATAATTACCGCAAAAGTTGCTTCTTCGTTTATTAGTATTGAACAAGCTGAATTAAATCTGAAAGAAATTGGTTCTGATGATTTCGAAAAAACCAAGAAAAAAGGAAGAGAAATCTGGAACAAAAGCCTAGGCGCTATTATTACTGAAGGCGGTACAAAAGACCAGAATCAAATGTTTTATTCTTGTTTGTACAGAACAATGCTTTTTCCAAGAAAGTTTTACGAACTTGATAAAGATGGAAATATTACTCACTACAGTCCTTATAACGGAAAAGTATTGCCGGGATATATGTTTACCGATACTGGATTTTGGGACACTTTCAGAGCATTATTTCCGCTGTTAAATATAATGCGTCCGAATTTGAATGCCAATATTCAAGAAGGACTTATAAATGCTTACAAAGAAAGCGGCTGGCTTCCAGAATGGGGAAGTCCCGGACTTCGTAATGTAATGATTGGAAATAATTCTGCTTCGGTGGTTGCCGAAGCTTATCTTAAAAATAAAGACACCTACAAATACGATATTGAGACATTGTATGAAGCATTAAAACACGGAGCAAACAGCGAAGGTCCGCTTAATGCTGTGGGACGATTTGGAGTAAATTATTATAATAAATTAGGATATGTTCCGTATGATGTCTCCATTAACGAAAGTGCAGCCAGAACATTGGAATATGCTTATGATGATTTCTCAATTTACCAGCTTGCAAAAGCATTAGGAAAACCAAAAGAAGAAATCGATTTGTATAAAAACAGAAGTTTGAACTATAAAAATCTGTTTGATCCTGAAACGAAATTAATGCGCGGAAAACTGGAAAACGGAAAATTTACAAGCCAGTTTAATCCTTATAAATGGGGAGATGCTTTTACAGAAGGCAACAGCTGGCATTATACATGGTCGGTTTTTCACGATGTCCAGGGATTGATTGATTTAATGGGCGGTAAAAATAAGTTTGTAAAAAAACTGGATCAGGTTTTTTCACTCGAACCTATTTTTGATGAAACGTATTATAAAAGTGTGATTCACGAAATCCGCGAAATGCAGATTGCCAATATGGGACAATACGCTCATGGAAACCACCCTATTCATCACATGATATATTTGTACATGTACGCTGGTACACCATGGAAAACGCAATACTGGGTGCGTGAAACCTTAAACAGAATGTACAAACCAACACCTGATGGATATTGCGGAGATGAGGATAACGGACAAACATCGGCTTGGTATGTGTTTTCTGCTTTAGGATTTTATCCCGTTTGCCCAACCTGCAACGAATATGTTATTGGCGCACCCCTCTTTAAACGTGTGACAATTAATTTAGAAAACGGAAAACAGATTGTAATCAATGCGCCAGACAACAGCCAAGAAAATAAATATGTTCAGAATATTTTTCTGAATGGAACAGAATACAATAAAAATTATTTCAGCCATCAAGATTTAATGAATGGAGCTGCCATACATTTTGAAATGAATAATTCCGAAAATAAAGACCGCGAGAACCGCAAAAGTGAAGTTCCATTTTCACTTTCAAATGAAAATAAATTATAG
- the imm9 gene encoding Imm9 family immunity protein — MKIKLIFSPSIIDFPNLYKERQSLEICITKVLNEHHFVNQLPDWTLQFTIILGKGNWNGIYKKGTTTSSLLQRNNSLYISIPFDKQIDWGIPEKKFAPRPELDKNKFNILPATDLNLYKSLNDYIFEESYSAIISLLMSGIKIKNVNIKI; from the coding sequence ATGAAAATAAAATTAATTTTTAGTCCATCAATAATTGATTTCCCTAATCTTTATAAGGAACGGCAATCATTAGAAATATGTATTACTAAAGTTTTAAACGAACATCATTTTGTAAATCAACTTCCAGATTGGACACTTCAATTTACAATTATTTTAGGAAAAGGAAACTGGAATGGAATTTACAAAAAAGGAACAACAACATCTTCCCTATTACAAAGGAATAACTCTTTATATATTTCTATTCCATTTGATAAACAAATTGATTGGGGAATCCCTGAGAAAAAGTTCGCCCCCAGACCAGAATTAGATAAAAACAAATTCAACATATTACCAGCTACTGATTTGAATTTATATAAAAGTTTAAATGATTACATATTTGAAGAATCTTACAGTGCAATTATATCATTATTAATGTCGGGAATTAAAATAAAAAATGTAAACATAAAAATATAG
- a CDS encoding M949_RS01915 family surface polysaccharide biosynthesis protein, whose amino-acid sequence MKKVLLIFLLMNSASIFSQKTESYKLTKEQISQRELNEIADFPIYKAIEFSDKGGVYDLVFTENQKTISKKDTLNTKIQAICVINDHGGFLEKWRITDLLEDTDPKETSIWFWTKYCSAKDLDGDGYADPVIVYGSKTEDDYTRRVKIITVYKNKKYAIRAVECDLDYCRSFKKDSNWNSLPQKIKTYIDQLVVKLRKEQNLILKDG is encoded by the coding sequence ATGAAAAAAGTCCTTTTAATTTTTTTACTAATGAATTCAGCTTCTATTTTCTCTCAAAAAACAGAAAGCTACAAATTGACTAAAGAACAAATTTCTCAAAGAGAACTTAACGAAATTGCAGATTTTCCAATTTACAAAGCAATCGAATTTAGCGATAAAGGAGGAGTTTATGATTTAGTTTTCACCGAAAACCAAAAAACAATTTCTAAAAAAGATACTTTGAATACCAAAATTCAAGCAATTTGCGTGATTAATGATCATGGCGGTTTTTTAGAAAAATGGAGAATTACTGATTTGTTAGAAGATACTGATCCAAAAGAAACCAGCATTTGGTTTTGGACAAAATATTGCAGTGCAAAAGATCTTGATGGAGATGGTTATGCTGATCCTGTAATTGTATATGGATCAAAAACTGAAGACGATTATACCAGACGTGTAAAAATAATTACAGTTTACAAAAACAAAAAATATGCAATCCGTGCCGTAGAATGTGATTTAGATTATTGCAGAAGTTTTAAAAAGGATAGTAATTGGAATTCGCTTCCGCAGAAAATTAAAACCTATATTGATCAATTGGTTGTGAAATTGAGAAAAGAGCAGAATTTAATTTTGAAGGATGGGTAA
- a CDS encoding GNAT family N-acetyltransferase codes for MNTASNFSFSDKVILEDNLVLLRPIQESDVENLLEISINEPETWKYSLVGAEGKENLIHYIQLAVKARENQKEFPFIVFDKKSQRYAGSTRFYDINLEFKTLQLGYTWYGSAFRGTGLNKHCKFLLLQFAFETLGMERVEFRADNNNERSIAAMKSIGCKVEGILRSNMPTREGAIRRDSIVLSILKDEWFNEVKENLKKKL; via the coding sequence ATGAATACAGCTTCAAATTTCAGTTTCTCCGATAAGGTAATTTTAGAAGATAATTTAGTTTTACTGCGTCCTATTCAGGAATCAGATGTTGAAAATCTTTTGGAAATCTCAATCAACGAACCTGAAACATGGAAATATTCTTTAGTTGGTGCTGAAGGAAAAGAAAATTTGATTCATTATATTCAATTAGCAGTAAAAGCTAGAGAAAATCAAAAAGAATTTCCATTTATTGTATTCGATAAAAAATCGCAAAGATACGCTGGATCAACTCGTTTTTATGATATCAATTTGGAGTTCAAAACACTTCAGTTAGGCTACACTTGGTACGGTTCAGCTTTTAGAGGAACCGGTTTAAACAAACACTGCAAATTTTTATTATTACAATTTGCTTTCGAAACTCTTGGAATGGAACGAGTAGAATTCCGCGCCGATAATAATAACGAACGAAGCATTGCCGCAATGAAAAGCATTGGCTGTAAAGTCGAAGGCATTCTACGAAGCAATATGCCTACACGAGAAGGAGCTATTCGTCGCGATTCCATAGTTTTAAGTATTCTAAAAGACGAATGGTTTAACGAAGTAAAGGAAAACCTAAAGAAAAAACTTTAG
- a CDS encoding AIR synthase related protein, with the protein MSSDSSKRYAQRGVSASKEDVHNAIKNIDKGLFPQAFCKIVPDYLTQDDQHCLIMHADGAGTKSSLAYMYWKETGDLSVWKGIAQDALIMNIDDLLCVGATDNILLSSTIGRNKNLIPAEVISAIINGTEELINELKSFGVTIHSTGGETADVGDVVRTIIVDSTVTARMKRADVVDNANIKAGDVIVGLASFGQATYEKSYNGGMGSNGLTSARHDVFGKYLAKKYPESYDAAVPEELIYSGQVNLTDEVENSPINAGQLVLSPTRTYAPIIKKILDKYTPEDIHGMVHCSGGAQTKILHFVKDLHVIKDNLFPVPPLFKLIQEQSKTDWKEMYQVFNCGHRMELYVPENIAEDIIEISKSFNVDAQIVGRVEASEEKKLTITSEYGTFNY; encoded by the coding sequence ATGAGTTCAGATTCTAGTAAAAGATATGCACAAAGAGGTGTTTCGGCATCAAAAGAAGACGTTCATAACGCTATAAAAAACATCGACAAAGGTTTATTTCCGCAGGCATTCTGTAAAATTGTTCCTGACTATTTAACTCAGGACGACCAACACTGCCTTATTATGCATGCCGATGGAGCGGGTACAAAATCATCTTTGGCTTATATGTATTGGAAAGAAACCGGAGATCTTTCGGTTTGGAAAGGAATCGCCCAAGATGCCTTAATCATGAATATCGACGATTTGTTATGTGTTGGTGCAACAGATAATATTTTACTTTCTTCTACTATTGGAAGAAATAAAAACCTAATTCCTGCCGAAGTTATTTCGGCTATCATCAACGGAACAGAAGAATTAATCAACGAATTAAAATCATTCGGTGTTACCATTCACTCAACAGGTGGCGAAACTGCAGATGTTGGAGATGTGGTTCGTACTATTATTGTAGATTCTACCGTAACCGCTCGTATGAAACGTGCTGATGTTGTAGATAATGCAAACATCAAAGCGGGTGACGTAATTGTTGGTTTGGCTTCTTTCGGACAGGCAACTTATGAGAAAAGTTATAACGGAGGAATGGGAAGTAACGGACTTACTTCTGCACGTCACGATGTTTTCGGGAAATATTTAGCTAAAAAATATCCAGAAAGTTATGATGCGGCAGTTCCTGAAGAATTAATTTATTCTGGACAAGTTAATTTAACAGATGAAGTTGAAAACAGTCCAATCAATGCCGGACAATTAGTGCTTTCTCCAACGAGAACTTACGCACCTATTATCAAGAAAATTTTAGACAAATACACTCCAGAAGATATTCATGGAATGGTACACTGCAGCGGTGGTGCACAGACTAAAATTTTACATTTTGTAAAAGATTTACACGTTATAAAAGACAATTTATTTCCAGTTCCGCCATTGTTCAAATTAATTCAGGAGCAGTCAAAAACAGATTGGAAAGAAATGTACCAAGTTTTTAACTGTGGGCACAGAATGGAGCTTTACGTTCCGGAAAACATTGCAGAAGATATTATCGAAATTTCGAAATCATTCAATGTTGATGCGCAAATCGTAGGTAGAGTAGAAGCTTCTGAAGAGAAGAAACTTACTATTACAAGCGAATACGGAACATTCAATTATTAA